One Drosophila santomea strain STO CAGO 1482 chromosome X, Prin_Dsan_1.1, whole genome shotgun sequence DNA segment encodes these proteins:
- the LOC120456713 gene encoding protein clarinet — translation MILSISPFQSSTMAKSLPTVSSAEIETIKEETTEFLTPLPQSTTEESSSFQKSSEEENQMTEVPWTLSTMLPQTRTQTKSIFSSHSVDEDRTSEEDTRTLSISPFQSSSMAKSLPTVSSAEIETIEAEKTEFLTPLPQSTTEESSSFQESSEEENQMTELPWTLSTKLPQTNTQTNGIFSSQSVDEDRTSEEDTTILSISPFQSSTMAKNLPTVSSAEIETIQEETTELLTPLPQSTTEESSSFQESSEEENQMTEVPWTLSTMLPQTRTQSKSIFSSQSVDENKTSEEDTTILSISPFQSSTMAKSLPTVSSAEIETIKEETTKFLTPLPQSTTEESSSFQASSEEENQMTEVPWTLSTMLPQTRTQTKSIFSSQSVDENRTSEEDTTILSISPFQSSTMAKNLPTVSSAEIESIKEETTEFLTPLPQSTTEESSSFQESSEEENQMTELPWTLSTKLPQTNTQTYGIFSSQSVGEGRTSEEDTTILSISPYQSSTMAKSLPTVSSAEIETIEAEKTEFLTPLPQSTTEESSSFQESSEEENQMTELPWTLSTKLPQTNTQTNGIFSSQSVDEDRTSEEDTTILSISPFQSSTMAKNLPTVSSAEIETIQEETTELLTPLPQSTTEESSSFQESSEEENQMTEVPWTLSTMLPQTRTQSKSIFSSQSVDENKTSEEDTTILSISPFQSSTMAKSLPTVSSAEIETIKEETTEFLTPLPQSTTEESSSFQESSEEENQMTELPWTLSTKLPQTNTQTYGIFSSQSVGEGRTSEEDTTILSISPYQLSTMAKSLPTVSRAEIETIEAETTEFLTPLPQSTTEESSSFQESSEEENQMTEVPWTLSTMLPQTSTQTKSIFSSQSVDEDRTSEEDTRTLSISPFQSSTMAKSLPTVSSAEIETIQEETTEILTPLPQSTTEESSSFQESSEEENQMTEVPWTLSTKLPQSSTQPKSIFSSQSVDEDRTSEEDTTILSISPFQSSTMAKSLPTVSSAEIETIKEETTEFLTPLPQSTTEESSSFQESSEEENQMTEVPWTLSTKLPQSSTQTKSIYSSQSLDEDRTSEEDTRTLLISPFQSSTLARSLPTVSSAEDKTIQEETTEFLTPLPRSTTEESSSFQESSEEENQMTEVPWTLSTKLPQSSTQTKSIYSSQSLDEDRTSEEDTRTLLISPFQSSTLARSLPTVSSAEDKTIQEETTEFLTPLPRSTTEESSSFQESSEEENQMTEVPWTLSTKLPQSSTQTKSIYSSQSLDEDRTSEEDTRTLSISPFQSSTLARSLPTVSSAEDKTIQEETTEFLTPLPRSTTEESSSFQESSEEENQMTEVPWTLSTKLPQSSTQTKSIYSSQSLDEDRTSEEDTRTLSQSPFQSSTLAKNLPTVSSAEIETIKEETTEFLTPLPQSTKEESSSFQESSEEENQMTEVPWTLSTKLSQSSTHTKSISSQSVDEYKTSEEDTGILQSSTIANSLLTVLGAEDQTILKETTQFSKIFPQSTTVASSSFQESSAEENQMTEVPWTLSTSLPQSNTKTKSTFSSQSVEEDETSQEDTKTLSISLQQPSSKASHTQAIPSAEEDQIILKETSEFPKTIPQSTSISLFQSSSAEDVTSKSMRLLSTPLISKLKSSTLSTVKSKVTTETTTEYFISNTNTSPDSLPIHNTMTESMSLLSHPVSRFSEIPSLLSTSYKATSQQSLKIIENVTSSQYEIVYHSSTNPVMTDIIDSSLPLDLITISQEISSSPKSQDSFKTEDIAIKPTLYGIPSHLNSYTKYAMSNTGFTTIFSDEVTGTITTDTNANSSDYTTYKGSENTLQSLTYPEIKTTKTKIQTTTSDKSKAMEHEQQTETFASLIASATDAAITKQSQTINLYPEEFSTEGIETIPTFSITLKSSSNPEQISKTAREISKPDKNQSEQTLSSLPEFSSTSIFIHSDISSSKEITMDGEKTENTSRKTTNTFLVNTSNTAVTTLPTTETSDVLTTGTTETTSEEPLCLCTCVIDPDEDICSCNCKITKSTPRANTTSKNTQWDGSSTKSLGQEGIRNQTSVVHTTKYSTTDKYLSKEPSKTLTFSKISTKQNITEKTTIQNLSLNSNIDKSTTLAQQYSDTDITKYSATVGFLSTEPTKTFTFSKLSTKQNITQKTTIQNLSVQSNIDKSTTLTQPYSDMDITKYSTTVGLSSKEPTKTFTFSRLSSKPNIAEKSTVQNLSLNSNIEKSTTLAQQYSDTDTTKYFTTVEFLSTERTRTLTQNITGRTTIDNQSIAYSDTETTKYFTTVGLWSKEPTNTFTFSKLSTKQNITEKTTIQNLSVQSNIDKSTTLTHPYSDMDITKYSTTVGLSSKEPTKSSTFSKLSTKKNITEKTTIQNLSLNSNIDKSTTLTQPYSKTDITKYSTTVEFFSQEPTNKTFTFSKLSTTQNVTGKPTIDNQSITSTQQHSDTEITKYSTTVGLLSKEPTKTLTFLKLSTKQNITERSTVENLSLNSNVDKSTTLTQPYSEMDITKYSTTAGLLSKEPTKTFTFSKLEPTEHISTNINFTGKDTTEYMISQSSNENKSDTQLILTTENFIVTTSSEPTEVNVWKEIDKRLDDLQNKYTIRENNSLENSEFKEQFSKIDSSINLGKLPGNIRASLYANFTIYDKMRIELESIILFKLNKILENMNATKSTPACIDYYKNMSKNLVAGLAMSNTEKWDIIRKNHLICHINQNTTNATTPVPPTTKTTSVTKTMGGFASYYCNQQIMNLIVTKYSLSPNNETIPISPKDPCTSILKHIGIAHQNNDSSHSAEFNTIIEKIKTAIKQDWITNKKALLIREYLEFEKLRKYLDHILVGKIEECDMRLAVVKSRKCWNYYTKLKVMFHKAMQETSARKQYLIGNISMVCSDNKV, via the exons ATGATACTATCGATATCACCTTTTCAATCAagtacaatggcaaaaagtttacctacagtttcgagtgcagaaattgaaacaattaaaGAGGAAACAACGGAATTTTTAACTCCTTTACCTCAATCCACAACAGAAGAAAGCAGTTCATTTCAAAaatccagtgaagaagaaaatcaaatgacagaagTGCCATGGACACTATCAACAATGCTTCCTCAAACAAGAactcaaactaaaagtatattttcaagtcATAGTGTAGATGAAGATAGAACATCTGAAGAAGATACAAGGACACTATCGATATCTCCATTTCAATCAAGttcaatggcaaaaagtttacctacagtttcgagtgcagaaattgaaacaattgaAGCGGAAAAAACTGAATTTTTAACTCCTTTACCTCAATCCACAACAGAAGAAAGCAGTTCATTTcaagaatccagtgaagaagaaaatcaaatgacagaaCTGCCATGGACACTATCAACAAAGCTTCCTCAAACAAATACTCAAACTAATGGtatattttcaagtcaaaGTGTAGATGAAGATAGAACATCTGAAGAAGATACAACGATACTATCGATATCACCTTTTCAATCAAgtacaatggcaaaaaatttacctacagtttcgagtgcagaaattgaaacaattcaAGAGGAAACAACGGAATTATTAACTCCTTTACCTCAATCCACAACAGAAGAAAGCAGTTCATTTcaagaatccagtgaagaagaaaatcaaatgacagaagTGCCATGGACACTATCAACAATGCTTCCTCAAACAAGAACTCAAtctaaaagtatattttcaagtcaaagtgtagatgaaaataaaacatctGAAGAAGATACAACGATACTATCGATATCACCTTTTCAATCAagtacaatggcaaaaagtttacctacagtttcgagtgcagaaattgaaacaattaaaGAGGAAACAACGAAATTTTTAACTCCTTTACCTCAATCCACAACAGAAGAAAGCAGTTCATTTCAAGCatccagtgaagaagaaaatcaaatgacagaagTGCCATGGACACTATCAACAATGCTTCCTCAAACAAGAactcaaactaaaagtatattttcaagtcaaaGTGTAGATGAAAATAGAACATCTGAAGAAGATACAACGATACTATCGATATCACCTTTTCAATCAAGTACAATGGCAAAAAACTTACCTacagtttcgagtgcagaaATTGAATCAATTAAAGAGGAAACAACGGAATTTTTAACTCCTTTACCTCAATCCACAACAGAAGAAAGCAGTTCATTTcaagaatccagtgaagaagaaaatcaaatgacagaaCTGCCATGGACACTATCAACAAAGCTTCCTCAAACAAATACTCAAACTTATGGtatattttcaagtcaaaGTGTAGGTGAAGGTAGAACATCTGAAGAAGATACAACGATACTATCGATATCACCTTATCAATCAagtacaatggcaaaaagtttacctacagtttcgagtgcagaaattgaaacaattgaAGCGGAAAAAACTGAATTTTTAACTCCTTTACCTCAATCCACAACAGAAGAAAGCAGTTCATTTcaagaatccagtgaagaagaaaatcaaatgacagaaCTGCCATGGACACTATCAACAAAGCTTCCTCAAACAAATACTCAAACTAATGGtatattttcaagtcaaaGTGTAGATGAAGATAGAACATCTGAAGAAGATACAACGATACTATCGATATCACCTTTTCAATCAAgtacaatggcaaaaaatttacctacagtttcgagtgcagaaattgaaacaattcaAGAGGAAACAACGGAATTATTAACTCCTTTACCTCAATCCACAACAGAAGAAAGCAGTTCATTTcaagaatccagtgaagaagaaaatcaaatgacagaagTGCCATGGACACTATCAACAATGCTTCCTCAAACAAGAACTCAAtctaaaagtatattttcaagtcaaagtgtagatgaaaataaaacatctGAAGAAGATACAACGATACTATCGATATCACCTTTTCAATCAagtacaatggcaaaaagtttacctacagtttcgagtgcagaaattgaaacaattaaaGAGGAAACAACGGAATTTTTAACTCCTTTACCTCAATCCACAACAGAAGAAAGCAGTTCATTTcaagaatccagtgaagaagaaaatcaaatgacagaaCTGCCATGGACACTATCAACAAAGCTTCCTCAAACAAATACTCAAACTTATGGtatattttcaagtcaaaGTGTAGGTGAAGGTAGAACATCTGAAGAAGATACAACGATACTATCGATATCACCTTATCAATTAagtacaatggcaaaaagtttacctaCAGTTTCTAGggcagaaattgaaacaattgaAGCGGAAACAACTGAATTTTTAACTCCTTTACCTCAATCCACAACAGAAGAAAGCAGTTCATTTcaagaatccagtgaagaagaaaatcaaatgacagaagTGCCATGGACACTATCAACAATGCTTCCTCAAACAAGTactcaaactaaaagtatattttcaagtcaaaGTGTAGATGAAGATAGAACATCTGAAGAAGATACAAGGACACTATCGATATCTCCATTTCAATCAagtacaatggcaaaaagtttacctacagtttcgagtgcagaaattgaaacaattcaAGAGGAAACAACGGAAATTTTAACTCCTTTACCTCAATCCACAACAGAAGAAAGCAGTTCATTTcaagaatccagtgaagaagaaaatcaaatgacagaagTGCCATGGACACTATCAACAAAGCTTCCTCAATCAAGTACACAAcctaaaagtatattttcaagtcaaaGTGTAGATGAAGATAGAACATCTGAAGAAGATACAACGATACTATCGATATCACCTTTTCAATCAagtacaatggcaaaaagtttacctacagtttcgagtgcagaaattgaaacCATTAAAGAGGAAACAACGGAATTTTTAACTCCTTTACCTCAATCCACAACAGAAGAAAGCAGTTCATTTcaagaatccagtgaagaagaaaatcaaatgacagaagTGCCATGGACACTATCAACAAAGCTTCCTCAATCAAGTAcacaaactaaaagtatatattcAAGTCAAAGTCTAGATGAAGATAGAACATCTGAAGAAGATACAAGGACACTATTGATATCTCCATTTCAATCAAGTACACTGGCAAGAAGTTTACCTacagtttcgagtgcagaaGATAAAACAATTCAAGAGGAAACAACGGAATTTTTAACTCCTTTACCTCGATCCACAACAGAAGAAAGCAGTTCATTTcaagaatccagtgaagaagaaaatcaaatgacagaagTGCCATGGACACTATCAACAAAGCTTCCTCAATCAAGTAcacaaactaaaagtatatattcAAGTCAAAGTCTAGATGAAGATAGAACATCTGAAGAAGATACAAGGACACTATTGATATCTCCATTTCAATCAAGTACACTGGCAAGAAGTTTACCTacagtttcgagtgcagaaGATAAAACAATTCAAGAGGAAACAACGGAATTTTTAACTCCTTTACCTCGATCCACAACAGAAGAAAGCAGTTCATTTcaagaatccagtgaagaagaaaatcaaatgacagaagTGCCATGGACACTATCAACAAAGCTTCCTCAATCAAGTAcacaaactaaaagtatatattcAAGTCAAAGTCTAGATGAAGATAGAACATCTGAAGAAGATACAAGGACACTATCGATATCTCCATTTCAATCAAGTACACTGGCAAGAAGTTTACCTacagtttcgagtgcagaaGATAAAACAATTCAAGAGGAAACAACGGAATTTTTAACTCCTTTACCTCGATCCACAACAGAAGAAAGCAGTTCATTTcaagaatccagtgaagaagaaaatcaaatgacagaagTGCCATGGACACTATCAACAAAGCTTCCTCAATCAAGTAcacaaactaaaagtatatattcAAGTCAAAGTCTAGATGAAGATAGAACATCTGAAGAAGATACAAGGACACTATCGCAATCTCCTTTTCAATCAAGTACACTGGCAAAAAATTTACCTacagtttcgagtgcagaaattgaaacaattaaaGAGGAAACAACGGAATTTTTAACTCCTTTACCTCAATCCACAAAAGAAGAAAGCAGTTCATTTcaagaatccagtgaagaagaaaatcaaatgacagaagTGCCATGGACACTATCAACAAAGCTTTCTCAATCAAGTACTCACACTAAAAGTATTTCAAGTCAAAGTGTAGATGAATATAAAACATCTGAAGAAGATACAGGGATCCTTCAATCAAGTACAATAGCAAACAGTTTACTTACAGTTTTGGGTGCAGAAGATCAAACCATTCTAAAGGAAACAACgcaattttcaaaaatttttcCTCAATCCACAACAGTAGCCAGCAGTTCATTTCAAGAATCCAGTgcagaagaaaatcaaatgacagaagTTCCATGGACACTATCAACATCTCTTCCTCaatcaaacacaaaaactaaaagtacCTTTTCGAGCCAAAGTGTAGAAGAAGATGAAACATCTCAAGAAGATACAAAAACTCTATCGATTTCTCTCCAGCAACCAAGTTCAAAAGCGAGTCATACACAAGCTATTCCTAGTGCAGAAGAGGATCAAATAATTCTAAAGGAGACAAGTGAGTTTCCGAAGACTATACCGCAATCGACATCAATTAGTTTATTTCAAAGTTCGAGTGCAGAAGATGTGACCTCTAAGTCTATGCGTTTATTAAGTACACCACTAATTTCTAAACTGAAATCGTCGACGTTATCAACTGTTAAAAGTAAAGTTACCACTGAAACAACAACTGAGTATTTTATTTCCAACACCAATACTTCACCCGATTCCCTGCCTATACATAATACAATGACAGAATCTATGTCACTATTGTCACATCCAGTTAGTAGGTTTTCTGAAATACCAAGTTTGCTTTCGACATCATATAAAGCAACGAGTCAACAATCTCTGAAAATCATAGAAAATGTAACAAGCTCTCAATATGAAATTGTTTATCATAGCTCAACTAATCCAGTGATGACCGACATCATTGATTCATCTTTACCCTTAGATTTAATTACTATCTCGCAAGAAATATCAAGTTCACCGAAAAGTCAAGATAGCTTTAAAACGGAAGACATTGCTATAAAACCAACTTTATATGGAATACCAAGCCATCTTAATAGTTATACGAAATATGCAATGAGTAATACGGGTTTTACTACAATATTTAGCGATGAGGTCACCGGAACTATAACGACAGACACGAATGCAAATTCTTCAGACTATACAACCTATAAAGGATCAGAAAATACATTACAAAGTTTAACTTATCCAGAaataaaaaccacaaaaacaaaaattcaaacaaCAACATCTGATAAATCAAAAGCAATGGAACACGAACAACAGACAGAAACATTCGCTTCCTTAATTGCCAGTGCCACAGATGCCGCTATTACTAAACAATcgcaaacaataaatttatacCCAGAAGAATTTAGTACTGAAGGAATCGAGACAATACCCACATTTTCAATTACACTAAAAAGTTCCAGTAATCCAGAACAAATATCTAAAACTGCAAGAGAAATATCAAAACCGGATAAAAATCAGTCAGAGCAAACGCTTAGTTCTCTTCCTGAATTTTCATCGACGAGTATATTCATACACTCGGATATTTCCAGCTCTAAGGAAATAACAATGGATGGTGAAAAGACCGAAAACACAAGTAGAAAAACTACAAATACGTTCTTAGTAAATACAAGTAATACAGCAGTTACAACATTGCCTACCACCGAGACTTCAGATGTGCTAACAACAGGAACTACTGAAACTACTTCCGAGGAACCGCTTTGTTTGTGTACTTGCGTAATTGATCCCGATGAGGATATTTGCTCGTGTAATTGCAAGATTACAAAGAGTACACCGAGAGCAAACACTACTTCAAAG AATACTCAGTGGGATGGTTCCTCTACAAAATCGCTTGGACAAGAAGGAATAAGAAACCAAACAAGTGTCGTGCACACTACCAAGTACTCTACAACCGATAAATATTTGTCAAAGGAACCCTCAAAAACCCTTACATTTTCAAAGATAAGCACTAAACAGAATATTACTGAGAAAACTACAATACAGAATTTATCGTTGAATTCTAATATCGACAAGTCAACAACATTAGCTCAGCAATATTCTGATACGGATATTACGAAGTACTCCGCAACCGTTGGATTTTTGTCGACGGAACCTACAAAAACctttacattttcaaaattaagcactaaacaaaatattacGCAAAAAACTACAATACAGAATTTATCAGTGCAGTCTAATATTGATAAGTCAACAACATTAACTCAGCCATATTCTGATATGGACATTACGAAGTACTCCACAACCGTCGGACTTTCGTCGAAGGAACCCACAAAAACCTTTACATTTTCAAGGTTAAGCTCTAAACCAAATATTGCTGAGAAAAGTACGGTGCAGAATTTATCGTTGAATTCTAATATTGAGAAGTCAACAACATTAGCTCAGCAATATTCAGATACGGACACTACAAAGTACTTCACAACAGTCGAATTTTTGTCGACGGAACGCACAAGAACCCTTACACAAAATATTACTGGAAGGACCACAATCGACAATCAATCAATAGCATATTCTGATACGGAGACTACGAAGTACTTCACAACCGTCGGACTTTGGTCGAAGGAACCCACAAATacttttacattttcaaagttaagcactaaacaaaatattactGAGAAAACTACAATACAGAATTTATCAGTGCAGTCTAATATTGATAAGTCAACAACATTAACTCACCCATATTCTGATATGGACATTACGAAGTACTCCACAACCGTGGGACTTTCGTCGAAGGAACCCACAAAATCCTCTACATTTTCAAAGTTAagcactaaaaaaaatattactgAGAAAACTACAATACAGAATTTATCGTTGAATTCTAATATTGACAAGTCAACAACATTAACTCAGCCATACTCTAAGACGGACATTACGAAGTACTCCACAACCGTCGAATTTTTTTCGCAGGAACCCACAAATAAAACCTTTACATTTTCAAAGTTAAGCACCACACAAAATGTTACTGGAAAGCCCACTATCGACAATCAATCAATAACATCAACTCAGCAACATTCTGATACCGAGATTACGAAGTACTCCACAACCGTTGGACTTTTGTCGAAGGAACCTACAAAAACacttacatttttaaagttaagcactaaacaaaatattactGAGAGAAGCACGGTAGAGAATTTATCGTTGAATTCTAATGTTGATAAGTCAACAACATTAACTCAGCCATATTCTGAGATGGACATTACGAAGTACTCCACAACCGCTGGACTTTTGTCGAAGGAACCAACAAAAACCTTTACATTTTCAAAGTTGGAACCGACCGAGCACATCAGCACCAATATAAATTTTACTGGGAAAGACACAACGGAATATATGATATCACAATCCAGTAATGAGAATAAAAGTGATACCCAATTGATCTTGACAACTGAAAATTTTATAGTGACAACAAGCTCAGAG CCTACAGAAGTTAATGTGTGGAAGGAGATCGACAAAAGACTTGATGACCTACAAAATAAGTATACGATTCGAGAAAACAACTCTTTGGAAAATTCGGAATTTAAAGAACAATTCAGTAAAATAGACTCGTCGATAAATTTGGGTAAACTTCCGGGTAATATTAGAGCTAGCCTGTACGcaaattttacaatttacgACAAAATGAGAATCGAGCTGGAATCcatcattttatttaagctgAACAAAATTTTGGAAAATATGAACGCAACGAAATCGACTCCAGCGTGTATtgattattataaaaatatgtcCAAAAATTTAGTTGCAGGCTTGGCTATGTCAAATACTGAAAAGTGGGACATAATAAGAAAAAATCACCTCATTTGtcatataaatcaaaatacaacGAACGCAACTACACCAGTTCCACCCACCACGAAAACGACCTCAGTGACAAAAACCATGGGAGGATTTGCTTCATATTATTGTAATCAACAGATTATGAATTTAATCGTTACGAAATATTCTCTGAGTCCTAACAATGAAACG ATTCCCATTTCACCCAAGGATCCGTGCACTTCAATACTAAAACATATTGGTATAGCTCATCAAAATAATGACTCCAGTCACAGTGCGGAATTTAATACCATAATTGAAAAGATAAAAACGGCAATCAAACAGGATTGGATAACTAACAAAAAAGCACTGTTAATAAGGGAATACTTGGAGTTTGAAAAATTGCGAAAATATCTCGATCATATTTTGGTGGGTAAGATTGAGGAATGCGATATGCGACTTGCAGTAGTTAAAAGTAGAAAGTGTTGGAACTATTACACAAAACTGAAAGTGATGTTCCATAAGGCAATGCAAGAGACGAGTGCCAGAAAACAGTATTTAATAGGTAATATATCAATGGTATGCAGTGATAACAAAGTGTGA
- the LOC120456714 gene encoding sperm flagellar protein 1, producing the protein MCVYHTAIKPKTTFKNCFCYCISYSPKMHTVSGKNLSREELEEVNKWLQQNSISTQRLRREFSDVLPLAEIFKRDYPRLVDLYNYPKKSSVQLKLANWETFNFKVLSKLNMTLTRDFMEQMANGVSGAAEVLLHEVIRLEKRQRLAEQRNAALRQEHLWEENDEVKTVVVNKQVGDGIVQVPQKMILYSLYEKIARDSQAKDVIIDAYQQRLTHMERIIKIKTERIDELLMQMGKQPQKRAASNASNCFFAYDGKDSLTQKNINPTQVSSPTDPDSSTA; encoded by the coding sequence ATGTGTGTATACCACACAGCAATTAAACCGAAaacaacatttaaaaattgCTTTTGCTATTGCATATCATATTCACCAAAAATGCATACCGTGAGTGGCAAGAATCTGAGCCGCGAAGAGTTAGAGGAAGTGAACAAATGGCTGCAACAAAATAGTATTAGCACTCAAAGATTGCGTCGTGAGTTTTCCGATGTTTTGCCGTTGGCCGAAATATTCAAACGCGACTATCCGCGATTGGTTGATCTCTACAATTATCCCAAGAAGAGTAGTGTTCAGCTGAAGTTGGCCAATTGGGAGACATTTAACTTTAAAGTGTTATCCAAGTTGAATATGACGTTGACCAGAGATTTTATGgaacaaatggcaaatggtGTTAGTGGTGCCGCCGAAGTCTTGTTGCATGAAGTGATACGATTGGAGAAACGACAACGCCTGGCAGAGCAACGAAATGCGGCATTGCGGCAAGAACATCTTTGGGAGGAAAATGATGAGGTGAAAACTGTTGTGGTCAACAAGCAGGTGGGCGATGGCATTGTTCAGGTGCCACAAAAAATGATCCTATATTCGCTGTACGAGAAAATTGCACGCGATAGTCAGGCAAAGGATGTTATCATCGATGCGTATCAACAGCGATTGACCCACATGGAGAGgattattaaaatcaaaacgGAACGGATAGACGAACTTCTGATGCAGATGGGAAAACAACCACAAAAGAGAGCTGCTAGCAACGCATccaattgtttttttgcttACGATGGCAAGGACTCCCTAACCCAGAAGAATATAAATCCAACGCAAGTTTCATCACCAACCGATCCGGACAGCTCCACCGCCTAA